A portion of the Rubeoparvulum massiliense genome contains these proteins:
- a CDS encoding RNA polymerase sigma factor, with protein sequence MGDERIIQQVLAGEPEAYRQLVESYQGPVYGAVFGVLRDPTWARDVTTQVFVRAYYALPRYEGQGFKTWLMRIAVNLAIDEKRKEERQVRLSLLVQGEPTFVHTQTASPEQQVLVWEQEAEMQRRLSELPAGYREVLVAYYFEEKTYQEIAEELQVTVKTVETKLYRARQWVRKHWRKEEW encoded by the coding sequence ATTGGAGACGAACGCATAATTCAACAGGTCCTTGCAGGGGAACCAGAGGCATACCGACAATTGGTAGAAAGCTATCAAGGACCTGTCTATGGAGCGGTCTTCGGTGTCCTACGTGATCCTACTTGGGCAAGAGATGTGACAACCCAGGTTTTCGTCCGTGCCTACTATGCCCTCCCTCGCTATGAAGGACAAGGATTCAAAACCTGGCTGATGCGGATTGCTGTCAATCTCGCTATCGATGAAAAAAGAAAAGAAGAACGGCAGGTCCGCTTATCTCTCTTAGTACAGGGTGAACCTACATTCGTTCATACCCAGACAGCCTCACCAGAGCAGCAGGTGCTTGTATGGGAGCAGGAAGCAGAGATGCAAAGGCGGTTAAGCGAGCTCCCTGCAGGCTATCGTGAGGTGCTGGTAGCCTACTATTTTGAAGAAAAAACCTATCAAGAGATTGCCGAAGAACTACAGGTGACCGTGAAGACGGTAGAGACGAAACTGTATCGAGCACGCCAGTGGGTTCGAAAGCATTGGCGAAAGGAGGAATGGTGA
- a CDS encoding chitobiase/beta-hexosaminidase C-terminal domain-containing protein, translating to MKLRKQWIALLLVFCFIFSWIPVQPAYAEAPYNYVEDFNQAQLPSGSYGSGTFTGNHGFTWAYTAARDQGEYGIDGAGVMLRRASDQSRIVATNLPGGIDSFAVDLKKGFTGSGDRQVELLINGTVIAQSTPFDLDGEVIPFVVEGIQVAGEFSLEIRNVTEKQVVLDNIRWTSYEGNGEPNPDPEPAPLTIVANPPAGAVPAGTTIQLTSANVEAVIHYTVDGEDPTEESPIYSSPITIEAPTIIKARAIAGDEVGEIYTFTYTIHEVPAQIQIHHLQGASHRSPYEGQVVEGIEGIVTYVNGTHGFYMQAPQADDDPRTSEGIYVYRKSHPAQVGDRVLVTGKVTEYRERGYDDAPDLTSTQIVGQTIQVIERGIALPEPVRIGEDGRIPPFYVVEAGAENLFDPERNALDFYESLEGMLIAAEGLTVVAPEKYQEVIVAFNDGRNHAYTEAGGVRLTTDDVNTQRLMIKWNTPVNVGDRLEGELRGVVGYDFSNYKIYPLNPMPQLIKADREQPVTSIEPADDLLTIATYNVENYAATSDLRKTRRLAQNIVGQLKAPDIIALVEVQDNDGPKDSGTTDASRTYEALMSAILVEGGPQYAFTDIAPLNKQDGGQPGGNIRVGYLYNPERVTLVDKPKGDATTAVTITEEGLSHNPGRIAPMHPAFQSSRKPLAAQFEFQGETVVVVANHFNSKQGDSPLFGSEQPLILRSEGKRVEIAQLVQQFVSDMAANMPDAHVVVLGDLNDFQFAPPLQVLTREHLTNVIDLLPAEQQYTYNYQGNSQVLDHILISNHLVETAVVEVIHLNSDFHESAGRASDHDPILVQLALTGDITPPPTVGKGQLELVGPRYLHPNQPFNVILTLKGAEEVTAGDLLTTWEEGVELLSIQPLGGTLQIQEGPRADHERRTLFFSATPLAGDVQLWQLKLRTTREFTGDSLLQVGGKLADLQGQAWQVTPVTYQLKAIHHDLNEDGQLTVGDLGIFANYYGKNSKSPDWEMAQRGDFNGDGRVDRADLQQLLNAIMESETTAVVPDVAS from the coding sequence GTGAAGCTTCGAAAGCAATGGATTGCCTTATTACTGGTCTTCTGTTTCATCTTTTCTTGGATTCCTGTTCAACCGGCTTATGCAGAAGCCCCATACAACTATGTAGAGGATTTTAATCAGGCACAGCTTCCTAGTGGTAGCTATGGAAGTGGGACATTCACAGGAAATCATGGCTTTACCTGGGCGTATACCGCTGCACGAGACCAAGGGGAGTATGGGATCGATGGAGCAGGGGTGATGCTACGACGGGCAAGTGATCAGAGTAGGATCGTGGCCACTAATCTACCTGGTGGGATTGATTCATTTGCTGTCGATTTAAAGAAGGGCTTTACAGGCAGTGGCGATCGCCAGGTTGAACTGTTGATTAATGGCACGGTCATTGCCCAATCGACACCCTTCGACCTCGATGGGGAGGTTATTCCCTTTGTGGTTGAAGGAATTCAGGTTGCTGGTGAATTTTCATTAGAGATTCGGAATGTAACCGAGAAGCAGGTGGTCCTCGATAATATCCGCTGGACAAGCTATGAGGGAAATGGTGAACCCAATCCTGATCCAGAGCCAGCGCCCCTCACCATCGTGGCTAATCCTCCAGCAGGTGCTGTTCCTGCAGGCACTACCATCCAATTAACGTCAGCCAATGTAGAAGCAGTCATTCATTACACGGTGGATGGAGAAGACCCTACTGAGGAGAGTCCGATTTATTCATCACCCATCACCATTGAAGCTCCCACCATCATCAAAGCGCGAGCCATCGCTGGCGATGAAGTGGGTGAAATCTATACCTTTACCTATACCATTCATGAAGTACCAGCCCAAATACAGATTCATCATCTCCAAGGCGCCAGTCATCGTTCTCCCTATGAAGGCCAGGTGGTAGAAGGAATCGAGGGGATCGTTACTTATGTGAATGGTACCCATGGCTTCTACATGCAAGCACCTCAAGCCGATGATGATCCCCGTACCTCTGAAGGAATCTATGTCTATCGGAAGAGCCATCCTGCACAAGTGGGAGATCGAGTACTTGTTACAGGTAAGGTAACGGAGTACCGAGAACGAGGCTATGATGATGCCCCTGATTTAACCAGTACACAGATTGTCGGACAAACGATTCAGGTTATAGAACGTGGCATTGCTCTGCCAGAACCTGTTCGCATTGGTGAGGATGGTCGGATTCCTCCCTTCTATGTTGTGGAAGCAGGTGCAGAGAATCTCTTCGATCCAGAACGGAATGCCCTTGATTTCTATGAGAGTTTAGAAGGCATGCTGATTGCGGCAGAAGGGTTGACTGTGGTTGCTCCAGAAAAATATCAGGAAGTGATCGTGGCCTTCAATGATGGACGGAATCATGCATATACCGAAGCAGGTGGTGTCCGCTTAACAACAGATGATGTGAACACACAGCGCCTGATGATTAAGTGGAATACGCCAGTGAATGTGGGCGATCGCTTAGAGGGTGAGCTACGTGGTGTGGTGGGCTATGATTTTAGTAATTATAAGATCTATCCACTCAATCCCATGCCGCAATTGATTAAGGCTGATCGTGAGCAGCCAGTTACCTCCATTGAGCCAGCTGATGATTTACTCACCATCGCTACCTATAATGTTGAGAACTATGCAGCCACCTCCGATCTACGGAAAACTCGCCGACTTGCCCAAAATATTGTGGGGCAATTGAAGGCGCCAGATATTATTGCCCTTGTCGAGGTTCAGGATAATGATGGTCCTAAGGATAGTGGCACAACTGATGCTAGCCGAACCTATGAGGCGTTAATGAGTGCCATCCTCGTGGAAGGTGGACCACAATATGCCTTTACCGATATTGCACCGCTAAATAAACAGGATGGTGGACAGCCTGGTGGTAATATTCGGGTAGGATATCTCTATAATCCAGAACGTGTTACCCTTGTGGATAAGCCAAAAGGGGATGCCACCACAGCGGTTACGATAACCGAGGAGGGGCTCTCCCATAATCCAGGACGGATTGCTCCTATGCACCCAGCCTTCCAAAGCTCACGGAAGCCCCTAGCTGCTCAGTTTGAGTTCCAAGGCGAAACGGTGGTCGTCGTAGCCAATCACTTTAACTCCAAGCAGGGGGATAGCCCGCTCTTTGGTAGTGAACAGCCACTGATTCTTCGTAGTGAAGGTAAACGGGTAGAGATTGCCCAGTTGGTACAGCAGTTTGTTAGCGATATGGCAGCCAACATGCCTGATGCCCATGTGGTGGTATTAGGTGACCTCAATGATTTTCAATTTGCGCCACCCTTACAGGTATTAACCCGAGAGCACTTAACCAATGTGATCGACCTCTTACCAGCAGAACAGCAATATACCTATAATTATCAGGGGAATTCTCAGGTGCTTGATCATATTCTGATCAGCAATCATTTGGTAGAGACTGCTGTAGTAGAAGTGATCCATCTGAACTCTGACTTCCATGAGTCAGCTGGTCGTGCCAGTGATCATGATCCCATCTTGGTTCAATTGGCATTAACCGGAGACATTACACCACCGCCTACAGTAGGAAAGGGTCAATTAGAATTGGTGGGACCTCGTTATCTTCATCCAAATCAGCCTTTCAATGTGATTCTCACGTTGAAGGGAGCAGAGGAAGTAACAGCAGGCGATCTATTGACGACGTGGGAGGAAGGCGTAGAACTTCTTAGTATTCAACCCTTAGGGGGAACCCTCCAGATTCAAGAAGGTCCACGGGCTGATCATGAACGTCGTACCCTCTTCTTCAGCGCTACTCCCTTGGCAGGTGATGTTCAGCTTTGGCAGTTGAAGCTACGGACCACCCGAGAATTTACTGGTGATTCCCTCCTACAAGTGGGAGGAAAGCTAGCTGATCTTCAAGGTCAAGCATGGCAAGTGACTCCTGTAACCTATCAATTGAAGGCGATTCACCATGACCTGAATGAGGATGGTCAGTTAACCGTAGGTGATTTAGGCATCTTCGCCAATTACTATGGAAAGAATAGCAAGAGTCCTGATTGGGAGATGGCACAGCGTGGCGATTTTAATGGAGATGGTCGTGTTGACCGTGCCGATCTACAGCAGTTACTCAACGCCATTATGGAAAGTGAGACAACCGCAGTGGTTCCTGATGTAGCTTCGTAA
- a CDS encoding anti-sigma factor, which produces MNHLSERMLRAYLDNTLSNAESGDLEQHLYQCNQCLEAYLRCIESNRSQVPEESIVEMKEFYPQELNLGDAVMAEIKRTTSASVKVEPLINQLSPDGPHDSDHHHFSSRARQTFLHYAMAAAITLVLLSTGVFEQLFVIVGQATNQDPTSNANPILEEQVPWSTQMMEHVGSWLDNINEELKEGR; this is translated from the coding sequence ATGAATCATCTATCAGAGAGGATGTTGCGAGCTTATCTTGACAATACGTTGAGCAACGCGGAGAGCGGAGATCTAGAGCAGCATCTCTATCAATGTAATCAATGTCTAGAAGCATATTTACGCTGTATTGAGTCCAATCGTTCTCAGGTTCCTGAAGAGAGCATTGTAGAGATGAAGGAGTTCTATCCACAGGAATTGAACCTTGGCGATGCCGTGATGGCAGAAATCAAGCGAACAACTTCAGCTTCAGTGAAGGTTGAGCCATTAATCAATCAACTAAGCCCTGATGGACCGCATGATTCAGACCATCATCATTTTTCTAGTCGCGCTCGTCAGACCTTTCTCCATTACGCTATGGCGGCAGCGATTACGCTGGTTCTTCTCTCCACAGGTGTTTTTGAACAATTATTTGTCATCGTTGGTCAGGCAACCAATCAGGATCCTACCAGCAATGCGAACCCCATTTTGGAAGAGCAGGTACCTTGGAGTACCCAGATGATGGAGCATGTAGGCAGCTGGTTGGACAATATCAATGAAGAGTTAAAGGAGGGACGATAG